The Pan troglodytes isolate AG18354 chromosome 7, NHGRI_mPanTro3-v2.0_pri, whole genome shotgun sequence genome has a window encoding:
- the NPBWR1 gene encoding neuropeptides B/W receptor type 1: MDNASFSEPWPANASGPDPALSCSNASTLAPLPAPLAVAVPVVYAVICAVGLAGNSAVLYVLLRAPRMKTVTNLFILNLAIADELFTLVLPINIADFLLRQWPFGELMCKLIVAIDQYNTFSSLYFLTVMSADRYLVVLATAESRRVAGRTYSAARAVSLAVWGIVTLVVLPFAVFARLDDEQGRRQCVLVFPQPEAFWWRASRLYTLVLGFAIPVSTICVLYTTLLCRLHAMRLDSHAKALERAKKRVTFLVVAILAVCLLCWTPYHLSTVVALTTDLPQTPLVIAISYFITSLSYANSCLNPFLYAFLDASFRRNLRQLITCRAAA; this comes from the coding sequence ATGGACAACGCCTCGTTCTCGGAGCCCTGGCCCGCCAACGCATCGGGCCCGGACCCGGCGCTGAGCTGCTCCAACGCGTCGACTCTGGCGCCGCTGCCGGCGCCGCTGGCGGTGGCTGTACCAGTTGTCTACGCGGTGATCTGCGCCGTGGGTCTGGCGGGCAACTCCGCCGTGCTGTACGTGTTGCTGCGGGCGCCCCGCATGAAGACCGTCACCAACCTGTTCATCCTCAACCTGGCCATCGCCGACGAGCTCTTCACGCTGGTGCTGCCCATCAACATCGCCGACTTCCTGCTGCGGCAGTGGCCCTTCGGGGAGCTCATGTGCAAGCTCATCGTGGCTATCGACCAGTACAACACCTTCTCCAGCCTCTACTTCCTCACCGTCATGAGCGCCGACCGCTACCTGGTGGTGCTGGCCACTGCGGAGTCGCGCCGGGTGGCCGGCCGCACCTACAGCGCCGCGCGCGCGGTGAGCCTGGCCGTGTGGGGGATCGTCACACTCGTCGTGCTGCCCTTCGCAGTCTTCGCCCGGCTAGACGACGAGCAAGGCCGGCGCCAGTGCGTGCTAGTCTTTCCGCAGCCCGAGGCCTTCTGGTGGCGCGCGAGCCGCCTCTACACGCTCGTCCTGGGCTTCGCCATCCCCGTGTCCACCATCTGTGTCCTCTATACCACCCTGCTGTGCCGGCTGCATGCCATGCGGCTGGACAGCCACGCCAAGGCCCTGGAGCGCGCCAAGAAGCGGGTGACCTTCCTGGTGGTGGCGATCCTGGCGGTGTGCCTCCTCTGCTGGACGCCCTACCACCTGAGCACCGTGGTGGCGCTCACCACCGACCTCCCGCAGACGCCGCTGGTCATCGCTATCTCCTACTTCATCACCAGCCTGAGCTACGCCAACAGCTGCCTCAACCCCTTCCTCTACGCCTTCCTGGACGCCAGCTTCCGCAGGAACCTCCGCCAGCTGATAACTTGCCGCGCGGCCGCCTGA